From Campylobacter peloridis LMG 23910, the proteins below share one genomic window:
- a CDS encoding methyltransferase/helicase: protein MAKKKKLNDDQPSLFYFIEEELIITDERKENEQQNGKLSKYENIGKEFKQDSIFTASTGLDRQKNPSIQLNNTGEMDTNLSKYNQKYGNVGINNIGTTTSTNRTSNLGKQRSGQEEISGLNRYGNIDGGTNKSQSLYRDRTTNLFSFISRDDDEGQTTKSRENNQRSVLELTTGYDGYEGRSFKSGQKLDFASDDEVYLGSLKDRFQKNLQAIKLSKTIEQENRYATKQEQEILNKFSGWGGIPQAFDFQNKEWEKEFKELINTLDYAEYEKAKTSTLDAFYTPKIIIDTIYQGLNQLGFNNDNHTKEIFEPSAGIGSFLSHAKNYSDKYRFTCIELDTMSSNILKNLYPNQTIYNKAFQHHLFDKPYDAFIGNPPFGQKKIIDPNNPTLNKTSVHNYFIGNAIKNLKEDGIAAFVVSSYFLDSKNSTIRNYIAEQATFLGAVRLPNNAFKKRANTEVTTDIIFFKKGKDLNINNSWLESVEYYDNRFAEAEKRGMHTDVFNDFRINEYFKKNPQNILGKMDIKSSQYGKDLVCLDDGRNLKEALENFVKSLPKDIYKYQETKIKLSYYRIDKESPEYQNYSNALNKLKDGNYFKYKNEIYMRIRNDEEIVFSKPVLNEHDKRRIRKLIDIRDQFNTLIEYEKNQSSELLVENQRKYLNKLYDDFVAKEGYLNRDANKKAFKEDVEANKILALEKNYSSGISKNVALKEGIDPIEPSATKADIFFKRTINARKEMKISTPQEALVASINECGRIDLKFLENNLDQPIEKTIEVLENERMIFKDHNNPTNYVLAEKYLSGNVKAKYNEVKKLVDDGLNDFANNLESLEKVLPKDLKAVDISVALGTTWIPIKYYKEFIEKTLQIDSKNYDLFLINKTGEWNLKGNNYALNSYVRSQYATERIGCFDLFEHALLRKPIRIYDKKENADGKEIRELNAKETAIANAKLENIKNEFVEWIYQDYDRRTDLENIYNEKFNTNIEPQYNGEKLELPNFNASIKLKKHQKNAIYRSIQENNIIFDHQVGAGKTLVAICSVMEQKRMGLLNKPLIVVPNHLARQWNDEFYHAYANANILVATNDDLKKDNRERFFSKIATNNFDAVIMTHSQFKLIPAPYETIKKQYQEDILILEETLNRKQKDDNVMRYSVKELEKRIENFKAKLEDLQKSHKKSKAIDFSELGIDALIVDEAHEFKNLLITTSMGNISGLGNLKGSQKAYDLYCKTQFLHEQNKKVYFLTGTPISNSITELYTLQRYIQPNILKEKEIEAFDSWASIFGEITNAWELDSSGINYKIVARFNKFKNVPELSTMYKSIADIVTNNDIMKYQKDFVPKLYNDKPINVVAPRSDEIAEFIGIQDEKGSWNEGSIVWRMEHQQEDIIRNNLLACTTDARKAGLDFRLINPQAKDYSNSKINKLVENVYNEYLSWNEDKGTQLIFCDLSTPKQHSQKVILNNTTPTNLLEKSEDEFININDIIEQSEDDNNKTLDELLAEQSKFDVYTDILKKLVVKGIPQNEIRFIHDAKTDLQKGQLFSDMNSGKARILIGSTQKMGAGTNVQKRIVALHHLDCPWRPSDLEQRSGRVIRQGNELFMRDPQNFRVKEFRYATERTYDARMWQVIESKARSIEQFRKAGADVRTLDDITSGAADAAEMKAEATGNPLILLQVQLSSDLRQEEMLYSGYKRQIHNNEESLRSNISKIEFLEKETKKYNILRDIIQKNKSDNFQGKCFIYNENNEESTKDFCIIKDDASELNKTRQKELEKFFDKTIKTIAHDYQKEYKIFEYQGLIISGEKIDLNTLNFYVSTPDKKIFVEPDNLIYKRDENTFFNLENYVNFTGFIKRINNFYNNLSKFSDVNLKNIEKLKNDVKELKLITGENTPEYKRKEYYEALKEDNVIIMQEIEKMSQQKDYKSPFIPKSNAILEKLNNKNNIEFSQDRG from the coding sequence ATGGCAAAGAAGAAAAAATTGAATGATGATCAACCTAGTCTATTCTATTTTATAGAAGAGGAATTAATTATTACAGATGAAAGGAAAGAGAATGAGCAACAGAATGGAAAATTATCCAAATATGAAAATATTGGAAAAGAGTTTAAACAAGATAGCATTTTTACAGCTTCAACAGGCTTGGATAGACAAAAAAATCCCTCAATACAGCTTAATAATACTGGAGAGATGGACACAAATTTATCCAAATACAATCAAAAATATGGGAATGTCGGAATTAATAACATTGGCACTACCACAAGCACAAATAGAACTAGCAATCTTGGAAAGCAAAGAAGCGGACAAGAAGAGATCTCAGGGCTTAACAGATATGGAAATATTGATGGAGGAACAAATAAATCTCAATCATTATATAGAGATAGAACCACAAATTTATTCTCCTTTATTTCAAGAGATGATGATGAAGGACAAACAACAAAATCAAGAGAAAACAATCAACGATCAGTATTGGAGCTTACAACAGGATATGATGGATATGAAGGAAGAAGTTTCAAATCTGGACAAAAATTAGATTTTGCAAGTGATGATGAAGTCTATCTTGGCTCTTTGAAAGATAGATTTCAAAAAAATCTTCAAGCTATTAAACTTTCAAAAACTATCGAACAAGAAAATCGCTATGCTACTAAACAAGAGCAAGAAATTTTAAATAAATTCTCAGGATGGGGTGGAATTCCTCAAGCTTTTGATTTTCAAAATAAAGAATGGGAAAAAGAATTTAAAGAACTTATTAACACACTTGATTATGCAGAATATGAAAAAGCAAAAACCTCTACTTTAGATGCTTTTTACACTCCAAAAATTATCATTGATACGATTTATCAAGGACTTAATCAGCTAGGATTTAATAACGATAATCACACCAAAGAAATATTTGAACCGAGTGCTGGCATAGGCTCTTTTTTATCGCATGCTAAAAATTATAGCGATAAATATCGTTTTACTTGTATCGAACTTGACACTATGAGTTCAAATATATTAAAGAACCTATATCCTAATCAAACAATCTATAACAAGGCATTTCAACACCATTTATTTGATAAACCATATGATGCTTTTATAGGCAATCCGCCCTTTGGTCAAAAAAAGATTATTGATCCAAATAATCCTACTTTAAATAAAACTAGCGTTCATAATTATTTTATTGGTAATGCTATTAAAAATTTAAAAGAAGATGGGATTGCAGCATTTGTAGTATCAAGTTATTTTTTAGATTCTAAAAATAGCACAATAAGAAATTATATAGCCGAACAAGCAACATTCTTGGGTGCTGTAAGATTACCAAACAATGCTTTCAAAAAACGAGCTAATACAGAAGTTACCACCGATATCATCTTTTTCAAAAAAGGAAAAGATTTAAATATAAACAATTCGTGGTTAGAAAGCGTAGAATATTATGATAATCGTTTTGCTGAAGCTGAAAAAAGAGGTATGCATACTGATGTTTTTAATGATTTTAGAATAAATGAATATTTTAAAAAAAATCCTCAAAATATCTTAGGCAAAATGGATATCAAAAGCTCTCAATACGGAAAAGACTTAGTATGTTTAGATGATGGAAGAAATTTAAAAGAGGCTTTAGAAAACTTTGTAAAAAGCCTACCAAAAGATATCTACAAATACCAAGAAACAAAAATTAAATTATCTTATTATAGAATTGATAAAGAATCTCCCGAATATCAAAACTATAGTAATGCTTTAAATAAATTAAAAGATGGTAATTATTTCAAATACAAAAATGAAATCTATATGAGAATTAGAAATGATGAAGAAATAGTTTTCTCAAAACCTGTTTTAAATGAACATGATAAAAGAAGAATAAGAAAACTTATAGATATTAGAGATCAATTCAATACTCTTATTGAGTATGAAAAAAATCAATCTAGCGAGCTTTTAGTAGAAAACCAAAGAAAATACCTAAATAAACTATATGATGATTTTGTAGCCAAAGAAGGTTACCTAAATAGAGATGCAAATAAAAAAGCTTTCAAAGAAGATGTGGAAGCAAATAAAATTTTAGCATTAGAAAAAAATTATAGTAGTGGTATTTCTAAAAATGTAGCACTAAAAGAAGGTATTGATCCTATAGAACCAAGTGCAACGAAAGCTGATATTTTTTTTAAAAGAACTATAAATGCACGCAAAGAAATGAAAATTTCTACCCCTCAAGAAGCATTAGTAGCTAGTATTAATGAATGTGGAAGAATTGATTTAAAATTTTTAGAAAATAATTTAGATCAACCTATAGAAAAAACCATAGAGGTTTTAGAAAATGAAAGAATGATTTTTAAAGATCATAATAACCCTACTAATTATGTATTAGCAGAAAAATATCTTTCAGGCAATGTTAAGGCAAAATATAATGAGGTTAAGAAATTAGTAGATGATGGTTTGAATGATTTTGCTAATAATTTAGAAAGTTTGGAAAAAGTTTTACCTAAAGATCTAAAAGCTGTTGATATATCAGTTGCTCTTGGAACAACTTGGATACCTATAAAGTATTATAAAGAATTTATAGAAAAAACTTTACAAATTGATTCTAAAAATTATGATTTATTCTTGATAAATAAAACTGGTGAATGGAATCTTAAAGGTAATAATTACGCATTAAATTCTTATGTTAGATCACAATATGCAACTGAAAGAATAGGGTGTTTTGATTTATTTGAACACGCTTTATTAAGAAAGCCGATTCGTATTTATGATAAAAAAGAAAATGCTGATGGAAAAGAAATAAGAGAGCTTAATGCAAAAGAGACAGCAATTGCTAATGCAAAATTAGAAAATATTAAAAATGAATTTGTTGAGTGGATTTATCAAGATTATGATAGGCGTACAGATCTTGAAAATATTTATAATGAAAAATTTAACACCAACATAGAACCACAATATAACGGAGAAAAATTAGAATTACCAAATTTTAATGCTAGCATAAAATTGAAAAAACACCAAAAGAATGCTATATATAGATCTATTCAAGAAAATAATATTATTTTTGATCATCAAGTAGGTGCAGGAAAAACCTTAGTAGCAATTTGCTCTGTGATGGAACAAAAAAGAATGGGACTTTTAAACAAACCATTAATTGTAGTTCCTAATCATTTAGCAAGACAATGGAATGATGAATTTTATCACGCTTATGCAAACGCAAATATTTTAGTTGCCACAAATGATGATCTAAAGAAAGATAATAGAGAAAGATTTTTTTCAAAAATAGCTACAAACAATTTTGATGCTGTTATTATGACACATTCGCAATTTAAATTGATACCTGCCCCTTATGAGACTATTAAAAAACAATATCAAGAAGATATTCTTATTTTGGAAGAAACCTTAAACAGAAAGCAAAAAGATGATAATGTGATGAGATATTCTGTTAAAGAATTAGAAAAACGCATTGAAAATTTTAAAGCAAAATTGGAAGATTTACAAAAATCACACAAAAAATCTAAAGCGATAGATTTTTCAGAATTGGGTATTGATGCGTTAATTGTCGATGAAGCCCATGAGTTTAAAAATTTACTTATTACAACTTCTATGGGAAATATAAGTGGTCTTGGGAATTTAAAAGGTTCTCAAAAAGCATATGATTTATACTGCAAAACACAATTTCTACACGAGCAAAATAAAAAAGTTTATTTTTTAACAGGAACACCTATAAGCAATTCGATCACAGAACTTTATACTTTGCAAAGATATATCCAACCAAATATATTAAAAGAAAAAGAAATAGAGGCTTTTGATTCTTGGGCTTCTATTTTTGGAGAAATTACAAATGCTTGGGAGCTTGATAGTTCTGGAATAAATTATAAAATAGTGGCAAGATTTAATAAATTCAAAAATGTTCCTGAATTATCAACAATGTATAAAAGTATAGCTGATATCGTAACAAATAATGATATTATGAAATATCAAAAAGATTTTGTTCCAAAGCTATATAATGATAAACCTATTAATGTGGTTGCACCAAGAAGTGATGAAATAGCAGAATTTATAGGAATTCAAGATGAAAAAGGCTCGTGGAATGAAGGGTCTATTGTATGGAGAATGGAACACCAACAAGAAGATATTATAAGAAATAATTTACTTGCTTGTACTACAGACGCTCGAAAAGCTGGACTTGATTTTAGATTAATTAATCCTCAAGCCAAAGACTATTCAAATTCTAAAATAAATAAGCTAGTGGAGAATGTTTATAATGAATATTTATCATGGAATGAAGATAAAGGCACTCAACTAATATTTTGTGATTTATCAACCCCAAAACAGCATTCACAAAAAGTTATTTTAAACAATACTACACCAACTAATTTATTAGAAAAAAGCGAAGATGAATTTATCAATATAAATGATATTATAGAACAATCAGAAGATGATAATAATAAAACATTAGATGAGCTTTTAGCAGAGCAATCAAAATTTGATGTTTATACTGATATTTTAAAAAAACTTGTTGTAAAAGGTATTCCACAAAATGAAATTCGCTTCATTCACGATGCAAAAACAGATTTACAAAAAGGACAACTTTTTTCGGATATGAATTCAGGAAAAGCTAGAATTTTAATTGGTTCAACACAAAAAATGGGTGCAGGAACAAATGTACAAAAAAGAATTGTAGCTTTACATCATTTAGATTGTCCGTGGCGTCCAAGTGATTTAGAACAAAGAAGTGGAAGGGTTATTAGACAAGGAAATGAGCTTTTCATGAGAGATCCACAAAACTTTCGAGTAAAAGAATTTAGATACGCAACTGAAAGAACTTATGATGCTAGAATGTGGCAAGTTATCGAAAGTAAAGCACGCTCTATAGAACAATTTAGAAAAGCAGGTGCTGATGTAAGAACGCTTGATGATATTACAAGTGGTGCTGCCGATGCAGCAGAAATGAAAGCAGAAGCTACTGGAAATCCACTTATTTTATTACAAGTGCAATTAAGTAGCGATTTAAGACAAGAAGAAATGCTTTATAGTGGCTATAAAAGGCAAATTCATAACAATGAAGAAAGTCTTAGATCTAATATATCTAAAATTGAATTTTTGGAAAAAGAAACAAAAAAATATAATATACTCCGAGACATTATCCAAAAAAACAAAAGTGATAATTTTCAAGGAAAATGTTTTATTTATAATGAAAACAATGAAGAAAGCACAAAAGATTTTTGTATCATTAAAGATGATGCTTCAGAGCTAAATAAAACAAGACAAAAAGAACTTGAAAAGTTTTTTGATAAAACCATTAAAACTATTGCACACGATTATCAGAAAGAATATAAAATTTTTGAATATCAAGGACTAATAATTAGTGGAGAAAAAATTGATCTAAACACTTTAAATTTTTATGTATCTACCCCTGATAAAAAAATATTCGTTGAACCTGATAATTTAATTTACAAACGCGATGAAAATACTTTTTTCAATTTAGAAAATTATGTAAATTTTACTGGATTTATAAAAAGAATAAATAATTTTTATAACAATCTTAGTAAATTTAGTGATGTGAATTTAAAAAACATAGAAAAATTAAAAAACGATGTTAAAGAATTGAAGTTAATAACTGGTGAAAATACTCCTGAATATAAAAGAAAAGAGTATTATGAAGCGTTAAAAGAGGATAATGTTATTATAATGCAAGAAATAGAAAAAATGAGTCAGCAAAAAGACTATAAAAGCCCTTTTATTCCAAAGTCTAATGCTATTTTGGAAAAATTAAATAATAAAAATAATATTGAATTTTCTCAAGATAGAGGTTAA
- a CDS encoding nickase/relaxase, translated as MSRFKIFDDEIIAKRVYTKIEVGSKSTYNFVKKNISNKTNKVFRKNTEVVVKITSGSKNLQAVCKHLDYISREGTVEIITSDFDILKGKDELKILKKIYENEGAPIPRFGQEKKEKRHTINMVFSMQDYKNAPPEKMKKAVLMTLKKMYPDNFFAVAFHDDTDNPHCHVCLKVADKNGKRINPKKSDLMNLRLSFAKALNNLGVEAKATIRSKNNEEVSYKLEKNKEQTKMHYYQVLDYGKAKYKFSLDEKAKDSFYVKYRTKKGIAVIWSNDLERVIKENKILKGEYAKFKIIGQETYQIKKKIKANGKTFEVTKMAKKSVWDASVLGREKELKPLQSDEKNNPKYTIKENNERDYTEQYRQRILQESSNKSNIPRESAKERDFMRILSEQSVVHERKGTQMPMHINALNQLQQGKRERTDSSLRWTNSRNNEIERDG; from the coding sequence ATGTCAAGATTTAAAATTTTTGATGATGAGATCATAGCAAAAAGAGTTTATACTAAAATAGAAGTTGGATCTAAATCTACATATAATTTTGTTAAAAAAAATATATCAAATAAAACAAATAAAGTTTTTAGAAAAAACACTGAAGTCGTTGTAAAAATTACATCAGGCTCGAAAAATTTGCAAGCAGTTTGCAAACATTTAGATTATATTTCAAGAGAAGGAACAGTAGAAATAATTACAAGTGATTTTGATATATTAAAAGGAAAAGATGAATTAAAAATTTTAAAAAAAATTTATGAAAATGAGGGCGCTCCTATTCCTAGATTTGGACAAGAAAAAAAAGAAAAAAGACATACTATTAATATGGTTTTTTCCATGCAAGATTATAAAAATGCACCCCCAGAAAAAATGAAAAAAGCTGTTTTAATGACATTAAAAAAAATGTATCCAGATAATTTTTTTGCAGTTGCTTTTCATGATGATACTGACAATCCACATTGTCATGTTTGTTTAAAAGTTGCAGATAAAAATGGAAAAAGAATTAATCCAAAAAAATCAGATTTAATGAATTTGAGATTATCTTTTGCTAAAGCATTAAACAATTTAGGTGTGGAAGCAAAAGCAACTATTCGTTCAAAAAACAATGAAGAAGTATCCTATAAACTTGAAAAAAATAAAGAACAAACTAAAATGCATTATTATCAAGTTTTAGATTATGGAAAAGCAAAATATAAATTTAGTCTTGATGAGAAAGCTAAAGATAGTTTTTATGTGAAATATAGAACAAAAAAAGGTATAGCTGTAATATGGAGTAATGATCTTGAAAGAGTTATCAAAGAAAATAAAATTTTAAAAGGGGAATATGCAAAGTTTAAAATTATAGGACAAGAAACATATCAAATTAAGAAAAAAATTAAAGCAAATGGAAAGACTTTTGAAGTAACCAAAATGGCAAAAAAATCTGTTTGGGACGCTTCTGTTTTAGGTAGAGAAAAAGAGCTAAAACCATTGCAATCAGATGAAAAAAATAATCCAAAATATACTATAAAGGAAAACAATGAGAGAGATTATACAGAACAATATAGACAGAGAATCTTACAAGAGTCCAGTAATAAATCAAATATCCCAAGAGAATCTGCCAAAGAAAGAGACTTTATGCGAATATTGTCCGAACAGTCTGTGGTTCATGAGCGAAAAGGAACTCAAATGCCTATGCACATCAATGCACTCAATCAGCTACAGCAAGGAAAGCGAGAACGAACCGATAGTAGCTTGCGATGGACAAATTCTAGGAATAATGAGATTGAAAGAGATGGATAA